The nucleotide sequence GTGGGCTAAAAGGATAAATAGGGGAAGCACTAAGCTCAGTGCTCGTAAATGAGCTTCTAAAGCACAATTTTTGTTAAGCACGTTTCTAAATAAAGTGTTTATTCTAATTTATGCATGTCTAAACCAATACGAATAAGCCAGTGTTATGGAATTACCCAATTTTGACACATTCGTTCCAAATTGGTCCATTTATTGACGTTTAATTTCGGATTAATTATAAATTGGGGCACGtggattcaaaattttgcgCACCGATACATTAAGAGCCTcgaaaatgaaaaacaataaagtGGTTATTGGTTTGACGATGGGTTGGAATATAAATAGTTACTGAAAACCGCCTAGACTAACCCATTTTCTAAtgttcatcatcaacaatggttgCCGTTTCAAATTTGCTCAATAGTGGATTGTTATTAGTTAGTCAAAACATCTACCAAGATGTTGCTACACCTCAAGAAATGAAGGTCGATGGGTATAACATCTTGAACTTCCTCGGAGGTCTGGGACCTTATATCAGCAGAGAGTCCTACGGCATTGATCCTGCCATCCCGGATGGATGTACCGTTCAACAAGTGCAATTGTTATCCAGACATGGTGAGAGATACCCTTCAAAGAATGTGGGgaaaaagttggaaaagatttacaaaagattCCAAGACTACAATGGTACATTCACAGGTGACTTGTCCTTTTTGAACGACTATGAGTACTTTGTTCCAGACACTACTCAATATGAAAAGGAGACATCACCAAAGAATTCCGAAGGTACATTTGCCGGTACTACCGATGCTTTGAGACATGGGGCTACTTTTAGAGCCAAATATGGATCATTGTACCACGAAAACTCCACTTTGCCTGTCTTTTCATCCAACTCAGGCCGTTGTTACGAAACGTCGAGATATTTTGCTAGAGGATTTCTTGGTGACGATTTCGAAGAGGGGAAGACAGTCAAGTTTAGTATCATTGACGAAGCAGCTACCTCAGGAGTCAACAGTTTGACACCCAGAAACTCGTGCCCAAACTACGATGACTCAGCCAAAGATGATACTGTCGCCAAGTACAACACCAGCTACTTGCAAACCATTGCTGATAGATTGAACAAACCCAACCCTGGATTAAACTTATCCGCTGAAGACGTCAACTCATTTGTCAATTGGTGtgcttttgaaatcaatgttCGCGGAAGCTCACCTTTCTGTGATTTATTCACCAATGAAGAGTACATCAAAGCTTCATACGCTAATGACTTGTCAAACTACTACTCCAATGGTCCAGGTAACAACTTCACAAAAACCATTGGTTctactttgttgaatgcTTCGTTGTCcttgttgaaagatgaaTCAGCTAGCAACAAAATTTGGTTGTCATTTACTCACGACACTGACTTAGAGATTTACCACAGTGCATTGGGAATTTTGGAACCTTCATCTGATCTTCCAACCGACTACATCCCATTCCCCAACCCATATGTTCACTCGTCAATTGTTCCTCAAGGCGCAAGAATCTACACTGAAAAGTTCCAATGTGGTGATGACTCCTATGTTAGGTACCTTGTCAACGATGCTGTGGTcccaattgaaaaatgtgCCACTGGACCGGGATTTTCATGTAAACTTGATGACTTTGAAGATTACCTTAATGAGagaattggaaatattGACTTTGTTAAAGAATGTGGTCTCAATTCCTCAGTCCCACAAGAAGTCACCTTCTACCAAGATTACAATGAGAAAGTTTACAATGCTACTTTAGGCGATTTTTAGAGTTTTACTTCTTTCGTAGAttagatttgaataaaaaaaagaaaagtttctgattgattgaaatgTGGTATGCTCTAATATGGACTCTCCAGGAGCATAGATGACTTAATTTTATCGATGCGTTTATTGGGAGATGTTGTTTTTGGCTTTATTGCCCTGTACAACGTGCTAAAACGTTTTTATTTATAGTTCACATATATCATGAGTAATCTTTCTTAATGCGCCAAGAAACGAGGTGTCAAAATTTTCTGTTTTACAACCGGGGAAACAAGAAGTTCCATTTATACATCTTCAGCTTTGTCCTGAGCATGTTCTGTGGTAGAGGTCCCAATAGATTGTTAAATAAGTTTATTGGAAAGGTATACGAGATACAGAGCGCTTACTTCCGTTTATGTTGCCAAATTGTATGTGGCATGAATATTTATATCCGTGGAAATATCATTATCCGCACATTGACACAATTTCCCACTTTGTAAAATGTAGTTTACTTGTTctattttgcaatcaaatacatatattttgattgatgcaACAATAGGCTCAAACCTGTCATTTCCCATTGTTAAGCAAACGGTGTGGTATAATAGGAAGTGCCTAACTAACAATGCCCAAAAAATAAGCACCGATAACAGTAGTTACTCGCACCTCTTATTTATCGGAGCCGCTAAGATATTCTCTTATCAATGCAGCTAATATGATATCTTACGTTGCTATTCGAGTCCCAGTAATGACGTGCCATGGCATCAATTTCACTTCACAATAATTCAATATATATTACCAGCATACTTTTTATAAGACAGTTTTGAGCAATCTCAATCCTTACAGACAAACTACTTCTATGTCTTTTGGGAATGCAACAAAAAcacatttgttgaattcaatgatcACGAGAAAGCCCCACAGGTGAACGTGGCNNNNNNNNNNNNNNNNNNNNNNNNNNNNNNNNNNNNNNNNNNNNNNNNNNNNNNNNNNNNNNNNNNNNNNNNNNNNNNNNNNNNNNNNNNNNNNNNNNNNNNNNNNNNNNNNNNNNNNNNNNNNNNNNNNNNNNNNNNNNNNNNNNNNNNNNNNNNNNNNNNNNNNNNNNNNNNNNNNNNNNNNNNNNNNNNNNNNNNNNNNNNNNNNNNNNNNNNNNNNNNNNNNNNNNNNNNNNNNNNNNNNNNNNNNNNNNNNNNNNNNNNNNNNNNNNNNNNNNNNNNNNNNNNNNNNNNNNNNNNNNNNNNNNNNNNNNNNNNNNNNNNNNNNNNNNNNNNNNNNNNNNNNNNNNNNNNNNNNNNNNNNNNNNNNNNNNNNNNNNNNNNNNNNNNNNNNNNNNNNNNNNNNNNNNNNNNNNNNNNNNNNNNNNNNNNNNNNNNNNNNNNNNNNNNNNNNNNNNNNNNNNNNNNNNNNNNNNNNNNNNNNNNNNNNNNNNNNNNNNNNNNNNNNNNNNNNNNNNNNNNNNNNNNNNNNNNNNNNNNNNNNNNNNNNNNNNNNNNNNNNNNNNNNNNNNNNNNNNNNNNNNNNNNNNNNNNNNNNNNNNNNNNNNNNNNNNNNNNNNNNNNNNNNNNNNNNNNNNNNNNNNNNNNNNNNNNNNNNNNNNN is from Candida orthopsilosis Co 90-125, chromosome 1 draft sequence and encodes:
- a CDS encoding Pho113 constitutive acid phosphatase, with the protein product MVAVSNLLNSGLLLVSQNIYQDVATPQEMKVDGYNILNFLGGSGPYISRESYGIDPAIPDGCTVQQVQLLSRHGERYPSKNVGKKLEKIYKRFQDYNGTFTGDLSFLNDYEYFVPDTTQYEKETSPKNSEGTFAGTTDALRHGATFRAKYGSLYHENSTLPVFSSNSGRCYETSRYFARGFLGDDFEEGKTVKFSIIDEAATSGVNSLTPRNSCPNYDDSAKDDTVAKYNTSYLQTIADRLNKPNPGLNLSAEDVNSFVNWCAFEINVRGSSPFCDLFTNEEYIKASYANDLSNYYSNGPGNNFTKTIGSTLLNASLSLLKDESASNKIWLSFTHDTDLEIYHSALGILEPSSDLPTDYIPFPNPYVHSSIVPQGARIYTEKFQCGDDSYVRYLVNDAVVPIEKCATGPGFSCKLDDFEDYLNERIGNIDFVKECGLNSSVPQEVTFYQDYNEKVYNATLGDF